The nucleotide sequence TATACAAATCTTATCCTTTACTCTCCATTCAAATCTTATATAATGAAGAAGTTTGTAGTTAATTAGGCCACTAAAAGTAGTTATAAATTACTAAATTACACCAACAATATCTCCAAAACAATAATACCGAACTCTCGTTATTATCCGCAGTGATTGTGATGTGATCCAATGATGGAAAAGCTTTTACTGTAAAGGTAAAAAAAACAATTACAAGTCATAACACTTAAACTACAAACACTTCGTCTTTCACAGGGGAACATCAAAAAAGAAGAAGCCGTCGATCAATCATTCAATCAATCAATTTCTCAAATAAAAGGTAAttctttttaattattaaaatcctTTTATTTCAATTTCATTCCGATCATCCTATAATCTTGTAATCTAATTTAATTCTAATTGGGGATTTCAATCTTCTTGATGTAAAGATTTACTTAACCACACTAAATCTCTTTGATTTTAATCTTCAAATTTTACAGATTCTTTCGCTATTGCTGTCAGTAATTACACAATGGAAGTAGCTTCTGATCGCCTCACAAATATTTGCAGTCACTGGTAATATTAGGGTTTATTTTTTTTCCCATTCAATTATGTTTAGGTCTAGCTGCCCTTTTATTACTGATTTACTTCTTATTATTTTAAATtgattttgtatatttttaatcgtaTTTGTAATCGGGTAAACTGTTGATCGGATTACATGTTTACCTGCCAACTTAAATATCAATTGGTTCTATAGTTATTATTTTAGGGCAATCATGAAACCTTTTGGCAAATTATTTGATTAATACTGGCGTAAATTAAagcatattgatattgatattgaaatTGATACTAGATTGGCCTGAAATGCTCTTCTGAAATTTGAGTTCTTAGTGTTGCATATGTAATACTTAGTTGGCGCATTATCGCAACAATAATGTCATGGTTACACGTGCATTGCAATCGTGCTAAAATAGTATACTTGTTGTGCGTTTATGCGTGTGCTATGAAAGTCACGTTTAGTTTTTATGCACGGCAATGAAAATACACAGTTTTAAAAGCATCCTGTTTATAATGTCACGTAAAATTCAACATTATCTAGATGTTGAATTGTGGATTTTGTGGATGACAATCATATCTTATGTAAGATCAAGATTTGGTTGCATAGTAATTGCCATGTGAAAGAAGCAACAAGTTTAACCATGTCAAATTCGGAAAAATATTATACACAGTTTGGAATTCGGTTTTCACAACTCAGGGAGTACTCAGTAAACCTCGCCCAAAACTCGGACATACTCAAAAAATTGGTCAAAAGTCGCCCAAAACTCGGAAATACTCAAAAAATTGGTCAAAAGTCgcccaaaactcgggattactcagaAAATATGTCAAAAACGGTCAAAACTTgaacaaagtcaaacttggtcaacatctgaGTAATCCCCGAGTTGCCGAGTATTCACTGAAAAGTCCCAACCGAGTACTcccgagtagcgatttttgcaaccctGCTCATCTTATATTTACTTTATTATACAATAACTTACAATATTAGTCTTCCTTCTAACTTTCAATATGTATGGACGCCATTTTTTCCATATCAGTTGATCTTGTTATATGTTCATTCTTATTACTATTTTAAGACCTTGACGTTTTGTTACTAGTGaaagttatttattatttactGTCTGAGTAAAATTTAGTAAAGCAATGAAAACTAGAATGTTACTTTTACAGTGACAGAGCCATTCCCTCTTCAAATATCGATTTGCATTATGCTCACTGTTCTCGCAATCTACAAAAATGTAAAATCTGTGACGAGATGATTCCTAAAAAGCATGCTGAAGAACATTACTTAAACACCCATGCTCCGGTATGTAACTGCAAGTGAACTATTATTACTTTATCTATTTCTGTACCTAAAGATAAAGCGTATAAATAAATTAAACAATTTATTCATGAAATGCTATAATCAACTGTTGACCTATTGTTTGGTCAGGTATCTTGTTCGTTATGCAACGAGTCAATGGAACCTGAATTTTTAGCTGTACACGAAGGTGAAAAGTGCTCCCAGAGAATCGTGAATTGTGATTATTGTGAATTTCCTTTGCCTGCAATCGACCTATTCGAGCATCAGGTATGCCACTAACATATACTAAAACTTTCAATTCTTCATCAAATATTACTGGCcgggactttttagggagtactcggatgttgaccaactTTGAGTTTGACCTTGACCGACGTTGACCgagttttgaccaattttgactgatAGTCCGAGTAATCCTGAGTTTTTGCCGAGTTTTGACCAATTTTTGGGCCGAGTTTGACCGAGTACTCGCCTAGTACTCCTCGAGTTGCAAAAACCGAGTACTCGCTGAGTAATTCCAAGTTCGCTGAGTCATTTCTTTGAAATTTCAGGAAGTTTGTGGAAATAGGACCGAACTTTGTCAACTCTGCAACAAATATATCAGATTACGTGAGAGAATTGCCCATGAAATAACATGTACCGGTGTCCCAGATGATACAGCAGAAACTTCCAGGTTTAAaagaaattataattttttttatatataatttcatcAGTGAGTACTTATTTTATCGTTGTATATCTATTGGGAGTTTTGTATTTTGtcggttttaatttttatttttatgttttctgAAGGGCTAACGAAGCTGAAAGAGAGGGTGATGCTAGAAGAAGACGACCACCACAAGACTTTTCGACAAGAAGAGTTTTATTCACCGTAGCTGTAACTGGCATCGCCGTTGTTTTAGGGTCTCTTATGTTTCAGAGAAAACCACAAAGCAACGAACTGCGTTAAACCAAAAGCTTAGAAAAAAAGTATGTACGCATATACTTTGAAGTTCTTTTGCAGCGTTTTGTGTAGTGTAAACTGATGAACTATTCAAATTTATTCGTGTAATGCGCCTCATAAAAAAGATTTGTATTGATAGTGGTAACATTGTATTCAATCCCATTCGTTAAAATGTTCATGTGTTACTTCCTCTATTACCGATTGGTTTTAGATTGGAATCTGACACGTGGTCTTCTAAAGCTATGGTGCTAATAATACTTGCATCTGACATTGAATAAATGTACGAGTTATGGGCTAAGGCAGCAGGGTTTAAGGTTTTAGGCTAATGAAAATGTTGACTACTTTTGACTTGGAGATTTTGACCAGACTTGGGCCTAACTGGATCGGGCTAGTCACTGGATTTGACTAGCTGGGGCCTAGTATGCCCACTTTTTACGAATTGTAATTTATTTTTTGGATTAGCGAGGAAAACtctctatgaacgagcacattggctcccccatagagagtttacctcgggtaatcaagccctccGAGCGCGAGACCTGTACCGGGTGAATTGGACATTATCCGTACCCTCAAGTAACACTCATTTTTTGAATGATTTGACATAGTCAGGAATCAAAcccggtggtgtgcttcattgggtaaCTCGTTAGCCACTCAGACAAGTTTGTGTGGTTGGATTGTGAATTTGTGATGCATGGAGATGATCAACTCAGAGATTGTTTGAAAATTTATAATGATGAAAAATACAGATTGTGACTTGAAGATCTTCGTCTTGAAATTTCATCTTTTCCTATAAAAACTGTTTACTTATTATGAAGAATTTATTATCTTTTTTGCTGACCTTTCATCATTTCTTTTGCTTCCATAGTTCCATGTATCATCTTTCAAAATATCCTACTCAATTTAAATCATCTCTGCTTATCAAATATCGCAAAGAGAAGAACAAATGAAAGAAATATGTAACATGACATAACTTAATATTTCCTCCGTCTCAAAATAATTGTCCTTGGACTTTTCAAAGTCAATTTATTACGTTTTGACTTAAATATTTGTTGGTTTTTGCTAtagaatatttgatgaaatttatatgaataaaTTGGTTTTCGAATGTGTTTTCATTTGGTATAACTTTCATTTGATATTTATAACACatagaaaaatatttaaagtcaaagttgaagaaAAAAAACTCAAAAAGTCAAAACAGGACAATTATTTTTAGACGGAGGGAGTACTAAAATACGTAGTGGACCTGATTAatgtatattttttttctcttaagCTCAACCCCTTTTTATTGGCTATTTTACGATGGGGTAACATATTATCTATTTAAATTAGTTAGAGAGAAATATTTTTATTCATATTTACGCAGAGTAACCGAGTTATTTTGTTATCCAAATCAGGTCAACACGGCCTAAGCTATTTGAAATTTCTAATGAATAACCTAAGTTTTCAATAAATCAAAAAATAAATTATTTGTTTTTTTGTCGAAGTAACGAATACTATATAAAATAAAGATGAACGAACCGAACAAAGATACCAGAGGCGTCTCCGGACATAGAAAAGATGGGCAACCGCCTAGAGCCCAAAAACTTAGAAGGACCCAAAAATTTGAATGTATATACAATTTTCTCAAAATCGACAAGTAAATTATAAAAAAATTTGACAATTAAATTTTTAATTCTATAATTTTAAATTGTTAAATACATTGTAAGTAAAAAtagataaattattaatattatttttttatatgtattatAAGAATTAAATGCGTACGAGAGCCCATTTTTATTTTCGTCAAATGCCTACTAAATTGTTGATACGACCCTGAAAGATACAACATTATAGCAATTATAACAGAATATTCGAAACTAGAAAACGAAGCGTAACCGCTAGCTACGACCGAGTCTAACGTAAaaataaacaaaacaaaacaaataaaCAACCAACTAAATCGAACACCAATCTAAACTAACAATTAGCTAAATTATCATCACAATCATTAACCAAACAATGAAGTGGCTTATTGAGGTATTGGTACTTTTGTTTTTTTAATAAGAAAGTAATGGAGTGGATGGACTAATGGAGCATGCGGTTTTTGCTTTCTCGATTTCACCAACATTCACGTGCTTGTTTTTTGCACTTATTTCATGTCCGTGACCATTTTGTTGGTTTGTGTCCAACTATACTTACCAAACGCACTCATTTCTTTCGATttatcaacaaaaaaaaaaaggtttttatAAGTGGTTATATATGCTCAATCTATACGTCTAAACCATGTCCTAGAGTTATTTTAATCTCACGATATGAATAAACGTGACGTATgccattttaattttaatttacttTAACGATATTTCTTAAAAATGTTTCGTATTTAAACTTCCTTAGCCTCATATCTGATTAAAGAAAATGTTAGAAATGGTTACTAGATTACCCGACTATATCGTGCTATAAATACTCGTCTTTCCAAATAGTTTGAACAAATaatacaacaacaaaacccaataccacatgagtggtgtatggggaggtgagatgtagacaatcgtaCCTGATCAATCCTAAATCAagttattacttaattaaggaccgagtgcaataataagatggaggatgggatgtttgataattattttgggccccgatgaccgtctttcactttagcaatcaagtgatcaaccacccgacccggtcttgattgtcaattagcatgattcaccttagcgcgatgtaaaaatcccttgggcaagatcacaagtggaaatcacaaaggctcgggcaaatgacagagaatcaacaacccataaataagagaccatgctctctatttatagtattcgaaatatccgcggttagCGGATTGCCTAACTATCTGCGGAAAcatagcggattaaaccgcagtcttttgttaatgcgaaaacataactgctgcgcttattttcagcggatattgcataactttggattataattcgcgtaattctgcttttagcctttagcaaataaaatatacatatacaatgctatgtatatgatcaagtccccctagtttattatgatacatctcgcatagcagatgtatcatgataaactctaaaaattcgcagttGTCATAACTATGATTCGCATTGAGACAATTTCGCTCTACCTTTGTTACCGTTACAGCAAACTAAGTTACCGTTGTTACTCATTATCTAAAATGTTACCGTTTGAATTATCCCAACGAACAAACAACAAAACCAAGTATTACATTTGCATCCCCTATATATATCGTGGACCAAAATAACAAATTTCCCACTTGCTCATTCTGAATTACTTCGCAATTAATCAAATTCTCGATTAGCCTTTACAACTTTCTTCTTTTATTCACAACTTTACCTTCATTCCAAAAATGCAAATCGACGAGGTTGATAGCAAGGTTAACCCAAAAACCTTGATCACCAAACTATTAACAAGCCCGGAGGCTAAATCGGCAGCATCGAAAGAGAAGCAATCCATTCCAATTGTCGACTTAACCTCCAAATCTCCTTATACAAAGCCAAGCTCTACCAAGCGACCAGTACAGACGCCGCCACAATCACACAGTAAAAAGCTCAAACAACAAGACGTCGTTCTTTTCGATAATCTAATTACGCCGGATTTCGAGGGGACCAGCAAACTGGTACATCGCGATTATTGTTTCATGTGAATAACATGCATTATTCATTTGTTTCG is from Rutidosis leptorrhynchoides isolate AG116_Rl617_1_P2 chromosome 10, CSIRO_AGI_Rlap_v1, whole genome shotgun sequence and encodes:
- the LOC139873545 gene encoding uncharacterized protein is translated as MEVASDRLTNICSHCDRAIPSSNIDLHYAHCSRNLQKCKICDEMIPKKHAEEHYLNTHAPVSCSLCNESMEPEFLAVHEGEKCSQRIVNCDYCEFPLPAIDLFEHQEVCGNRTELCQLCNKYIRLRERIAHEITCTGVPDDTAETSRANEAEREGDARRRRPPQDFSTRRVLFTVAVTGIAVVLGSLMFQRKPQSNELR